In Paracoccus jeotgali, the following are encoded in one genomic region:
- a CDS encoding thiolase family protein, with amino-acid sequence MSRRRQPYDGVALVAPVSVPYQRYSIETAHWWIARALRGSLQAAGLRPTDLDGLSLASFTLFPDTAVGITQHLGLTPRWLDHLPMGGAAGIIALRRAARAVQAGDADIVACVAGDTNRIDSFRQLLSSFSRFAMDASYPYGFGGPNANFALLTDRYMQEYGATRADFGRICVAQRQNALRNPGAVMKKPLTLDQYLDARPIADPIALFDCVMPCAGAEAFLVMTVDEAIRRDLPYATIAGTIERHNAHADDPIQLRGGWTLDIDELYQMADCGPDDIDLLQTYDDYPVISMMQIEDLGFCAKGEAPQFVRDHDLTVTGNFPHNTSGGQLSGGQAGAAGGFIGLVEAIRQVTGQAGPTQVADARLAMVSGFGMINYDRGLCTGAAILKGEGA; translated from the coding sequence ATGAGCAGGCGGCGCCAGCCCTATGACGGCGTGGCCCTGGTCGCACCGGTGTCGGTGCCTTATCAGCGGTATTCCATCGAGACCGCGCATTGGTGGATCGCGCGTGCGCTGCGCGGCAGCCTGCAGGCGGCCGGTCTGCGGCCCACCGATCTGGACGGGCTGTCGCTGGCCAGCTTCACCCTGTTTCCCGACACCGCCGTGGGCATCACCCAGCATCTGGGGCTGACGCCGCGCTGGCTGGATCATCTGCCGATGGGCGGTGCCGCCGGCATCATCGCGCTGCGCCGGGCGGCGCGGGCGGTGCAGGCGGGGGATGCCGACATCGTGGCCTGCGTGGCGGGCGACACCAACCGGATCGACAGCTTCCGGCAGCTTCTCTCCAGTTTTTCGCGGTTCGCGATGGATGCGTCCTATCCCTACGGTTTCGGCGGGCCGAACGCGAATTTCGCGCTGCTGACCGACCGTTACATGCAGGAATATGGCGCGACCCGCGCCGATTTCGGGCGCATCTGCGTGGCACAGCGCCAGAACGCGCTGCGCAATCCCGGCGCAGTGATGAAAAAGCCGCTGACGCTGGACCAGTATCTTGACGCCCGCCCCATCGCCGATCCCATCGCGCTGTTCGACTGCGTCATGCCCTGCGCCGGGGCCGAGGCGTTTCTGGTCATGACCGTGGACGAGGCGATCCGCCGCGATTTGCCTTACGCCACCATCGCCGGCACCATCGAACGGCACAACGCACATGCCGACGACCCGATCCAGCTGCGCGGCGGCTGGACGCTGGATATCGACGAGCTTTACCAGATGGCCGATTGCGGGCCGGACGATATCGACCTGTTGCAGACCTATGACGACTATCCGGTGATCTCGATGATGCAGATCGAGGATCTGGGCTTTTGCGCCAAGGGCGAGGCGCCGCAATTCGTCCGCGACCACGACCTGACCGTGACCGGCAATTTCCCGCACAACACCTCGGGCGGGCAGCTCTCGGGTGGGCAGGCGGGCGCGGCGGGCGGGTTCATCGGCCTGGTCGAGGCGATCCGGCAGGTGACCGGGCAGGCCGGGCCGACGCAGGTGGCCGATGCGCGGCTGGCCATGGTCTCGGGCTTTGGCATGATCAATTACGACCGCGGCCTGTGCACCGGCGCGGCGATCCTGAAGGGAGAGGGCGCATGA
- a CDS encoding SDR family NAD(P)-dependent oxidoreductase, whose translation MTRPLTPPPRKDPQKRSIRPTLPPEARSRAAMGLTAAAAEGRFALQHCAECGAVQYPPRDACHRCLSVRLDWKDTSPMGELLAETTVRTSTNLYFRERAPWRTGSVRLDAGPVVICHVHGDVPPRARVRMINRLDRAGQGVLMAMPEQPTPDMRDDPQLRAMTSDPHLRRILIADGRSPDAPAIAAALHKAGATTIFVGEAESWRPNPHRRALMDVPGVSILPLDVTDTDSVRELAAEIGGKVDILINNARFLRPGGVMTRGDTGFARDEIEVNYLGLMRLAQAFGPAMSGRTADGVNSAVAWVNILSVHALMPMPEFGAFAASQAAALSLSLTLRAEFRDSGLRVMNLFTGPTDDDWHQTLPPPKVAPRSIATDLVRGLRDGLEDVWCGDVAADLIQRFRDNAKILEREMTMGGRS comes from the coding sequence ATGACCCGGCCGCTGACCCCGCCGCCGCGCAAGGACCCGCAAAAGCGCAGCATCCGGCCCACGCTTCCGCCCGAGGCGCGCAGCCGCGCCGCCATGGGCCTGACCGCCGCCGCGGCCGAGGGGCGCTTTGCCCTGCAGCATTGCGCGGAATGCGGCGCGGTCCAGTATCCGCCGCGTGATGCCTGCCACCGCTGCCTGTCGGTCCGGCTGGACTGGAAGGACACCTCGCCGATGGGCGAATTGCTGGCCGAAACCACGGTGCGGACCTCGACCAACCTCTATTTCCGCGAGCGCGCGCCGTGGCGCACCGGCTCGGTCCGGTTGGATGCGGGGCCGGTGGTGATCTGCCACGTTCACGGTGATGTGCCCCCGCGTGCGCGGGTGCGGATGATCAACCGGCTCGACCGCGCCGGGCAGGGGGTGTTGATGGCGATGCCGGAACAGCCGACGCCTGACATGCGCGACGATCCGCAGCTGCGGGCGATGACCAGCGACCCGCATCTGCGCCGCATCCTGATCGCCGACGGGCGCAGCCCCGACGCGCCCGCCATCGCCGCCGCGCTGCACAAGGCCGGCGCCACCACGATCTTTGTGGGCGAGGCGGAGAGCTGGCGGCCCAATCCGCACCGGAGGGCGCTGATGGATGTGCCGGGCGTCTCGATCCTGCCGCTGGACGTGACCGACACCGACAGCGTGCGCGAGCTGGCGGCCGAGATCGGCGGCAAGGTCGATATCCTGATCAACAATGCCCGCTTTCTGCGTCCCGGCGGCGTGATGACGCGCGGCGACACCGGCTTTGCCCGCGACGAGATCGAGGTGAATTACCTGGGCCTGATGCGTCTGGCCCAAGCCTTCGGTCCGGCGATGAGCGGGCGCACCGCCGATGGCGTGAACTCTGCCGTGGCCTGGGTCAACATCCTGTCGGTGCATGCGCTGATGCCGATGCCGGAATTCGGCGCCTTCGCGGCCTCGCAGGCGGCGGCGCTGTCGCTAAGCCTGACGCTGCGGGCCGAGTTCCGCGACAGCGGCCTGCGGGTGATGAACCTGTTTACCGGCCCGACCGATGACGATTGGCACCAGACCCTGCCGCCGCCCAAGGTGGCGCCCCGCAGCATCGCCACCGATCTGGTGCGCGGCCTGCGCGACGGGCTCGAGGATGTGTGGTGCGGCGATGTCGCTGCCGACCTGATCCAGCGGTTCCGCGACAACGCCAAGATACTCGAACGCGAAATGACCATGGGAGGAAGATCATGA
- a CDS encoding cyclase family protein, whose translation MSVLQELAGALGSGQVRVVDLTHTLDPDFPVIVLPPEFGQCARFRMEEVSAYDDRGPAWKWHNISMNEHTGTHFDAPVHWVSGKDVANGSVDEIDPSVFVGPVVVIDCSGGCASNDDYELTPEIITAWEEEHGRIPADSWVLMRTDWSKRSGAQYLNLRDDGAHSPGPTPEAIRLLVEDRDIRGFGTETIGTDAGQGGHYTPPYPAHFTLHGAGKYGLQCMRNLDQLPPTGAVLLAAPLKIKGGTGSPLRILALVND comes from the coding sequence ATGAGCGTGCTTCAAGAACTGGCCGGGGCGCTCGGCTCTGGACAGGTGCGGGTCGTCGACCTGACCCACACCCTCGACCCCGATTTCCCGGTGATCGTGCTGCCGCCGGAGTTCGGCCAATGCGCCCGTTTCCGGATGGAGGAGGTCAGCGCCTATGACGACCGCGGCCCCGCGTGGAAATGGCACAACATCTCGATGAACGAGCACACCGGCACGCATTTTGATGCCCCGGTCCACTGGGTGTCGGGAAAAGACGTGGCCAATGGCTCGGTCGACGAGATCGACCCCTCGGTGTTCGTCGGCCCGGTGGTGGTCATCGACTGCTCGGGCGGCTGCGCCAGCAATGACGATTACGAGCTGACCCCCGAGATCATCACCGCGTGGGAGGAAGAGCACGGCCGCATCCCCGCCGATAGCTGGGTGCTGATGCGCACGGATTGGTCGAAACGGTCGGGCGCGCAATATCTGAACCTGCGCGACGACGGCGCCCATTCCCCCGGCCCCACGCCCGAGGCGATCCGCCTGCTGGTCGAGGATCGCGACATCCGCGGTTTCGGGACCGAGACCATCGGCACCGATGCCGGGCAGGGCGGCCATTACACCCCGCCCTATCCCGCGCATTTCACCCTGCATGGCGCGGGCAAATACGGGCTGCAATGCATGCGCAACCTGGATCAGCTGCCGCCGACCGGGGCGGTGCTGCTGGCCGCACCCTTGAAGATCAAGGGCGGCACCGGCAGTCCGCTGCGGATCTTGGCGCTGGTCAACGACTGA
- a CDS encoding ATP-dependent acyl-CoA ligase: MTDTSPLIAMLANEFAPADRVLPHLLDGRAVSLGDAPLFSCGEMRLSFAAARDAAARAAADLADAGIAQGERVAILCGNRPEFLPVFLGCGWMGAVSVPINTASRGFQLQHILSNSGARLLVIEDALLEALDGLQLDALNIARIWVIGDGALPDLPGIEVSRLPQGARMAEPASIRPSDPLTILYTSGTTGLSKGVVCPHAQFFWWGVYTGDMLGLRAGDVLHTPLPLFHTNALNCLFQALLIGGHQVVETRFSVSGFWAAMVRSGATVTYVLGAMVPMLLSRPESEEERGHKIRVALAPGVPAPAAEAFTRRTGILLLDAYGATESNCVIGSTVDTIRPGWTGKLLPGFQVRIVDEMDNPLPDGEPGELVIRADEPFAMSQGYFGMPDKTAEAWQNLWLHTGDRMLRGPDGYFRFIDRMKDAIRRRGENISSFEVEQVLASHPAIAEVAVFPVASDLAEDEVMAAIILHDGARVTHEEIIRHCEGKMPYFAVPRYLEFTDDLPKTANGKIQKFRLRERGIASDTWDREAAGVTVRR, from the coding sequence ATGACTGACACCTCGCCCCTGATCGCGATGCTGGCGAATGAATTCGCGCCGGCGGACCGGGTTCTGCCGCATCTGCTGGACGGCCGCGCCGTAAGCCTTGGCGACGCGCCGCTGTTCAGTTGCGGCGAGATGCGTCTCAGCTTTGCTGCCGCGCGCGATGCCGCTGCGCGCGCGGCGGCCGATCTAGCCGATGCCGGCATCGCGCAGGGCGAACGGGTGGCGATCCTGTGCGGCAACCGGCCCGAGTTCCTGCCGGTCTTCCTCGGCTGCGGCTGGATGGGCGCAGTGTCGGTGCCGATCAACACCGCCTCGCGCGGGTTTCAACTGCAGCATATCCTGTCGAACTCCGGCGCGCGGCTGCTGGTGATCGAGGACGCGCTGCTCGAGGCGCTGGACGGGCTGCAGCTTGACGCGCTGAACATCGCCCGGATCTGGGTCATCGGCGACGGTGCGCTGCCTGATCTGCCGGGGATCGAGGTCAGCCGCCTGCCGCAAGGCGCGCGCATGGCTGAACCGGCTTCAATCCGCCCCTCGGACCCGCTGACGATCCTCTATACGTCGGGGACGACAGGGCTGTCGAAGGGCGTGGTTTGCCCCCATGCGCAGTTCTTCTGGTGGGGCGTCTATACCGGAGACATGCTGGGGCTGCGCGCGGGCGACGTGCTGCACACGCCGCTGCCGCTGTTTCACACCAATGCGCTGAACTGCCTGTTCCAGGCGCTGCTGATCGGCGGGCATCAGGTGGTCGAGACACGGTTTTCCGTCTCGGGCTTCTGGGCGGCGATGGTCCGATCCGGTGCGACGGTGACCTATGTGCTGGGCGCGATGGTGCCGATGCTGCTGTCGCGGCCCGAATCGGAGGAAGAACGCGGCCACAAGATCCGCGTGGCGCTGGCCCCCGGCGTCCCGGCCCCCGCGGCCGAGGCGTTCACCCGACGCACCGGCATCCTGCTGCTCGACGCCTATGGCGCGACGGAAAGCAACTGCGTCATCGGCTCGACCGTGGACACGATCCGGCCCGGCTGGACCGGCAAGCTGCTGCCCGGCTTTCAGGTCCGCATCGTGGACGAGATGGACAACCCCCTGCCCGATGGCGAGCCGGGCGAGTTGGTCATCCGCGCCGATGAGCCCTTTGCCATGTCGCAAGGCTATTTCGGCATGCCCGACAAGACCGCCGAGGCGTGGCAGAACCTGTGGCTGCATACCGGCGACCGGATGCTGCGCGGGCCGGACGGGTATTTCCGTTTCATCGACCGCATGAAGGACGCGATCCGGCGGCGGGGCGAGAATATCTCGTCCTTCGAGGTCGAGCAGGTGCTGGCCTCGCATCCCGCCATTGCCGAGGTCGCGGTCTTTCCCGTCGCCTCGGATCTGGCCGAGGATGAGGTCATGGCCGCGATTATCCTCCACGATGGGGCGCGCGTGACGCATGAGGAGATCATCCGCCATTGCGAGGGCAAGATGCCCTATTTCGCCGTGCCGCGTTATCTGGAATTCACCGACGACCTGCCCAAGACCGCCAATGGCAAGATCCAGAAGTTCCGCCTGCGCGAACGCGGCATCGCCAGCGACACCTGGGACCGAGAGGCGGCGGGCGTCACGGTGCGGCGCTGA
- a CDS encoding MarR family winged helix-turn-helix transcriptional regulator — protein MTEHMPQSPPALDDDPTPAIRRLKLWIRMLGVTRQAENQLREYLRVEHDTTLPRFDVMAALYRFHDGLTMTELSRTLLISNGNATTVVNRLVQDGLIMRIHSDEDRRRITVRLTPKGISTFETVATGHRDMIDRLFSGIEGTELDQMRDSLRALRDGMAADTGSSAGA, from the coding sequence ATGACCGAACACATGCCCCAGTCCCCGCCCGCCCTCGACGACGATCCCACCCCCGCCATCCGCCGGCTGAAGCTGTGGATCCGCATGCTGGGCGTCACCCGCCAGGCCGAGAACCAGCTGCGCGAATATCTTCGGGTCGAGCATGACACCACGCTGCCCCGCTTCGACGTCATGGCCGCGCTCTATCGCTTTCACGACGGGCTGACGATGACCGAGCTGTCGCGGACGCTGCTGATTTCCAACGGCAACGCGACGACGGTGGTCAACCGGCTGGTGCAGGACGGGCTGATCATGCGCATCCACTCGGACGAGGACCGCCGCCGGATCACGGTGCGGCTGACGCCCAAGGGGATTTCCACCTTCGAGACCGTCGCCACCGGCCATCGCGACATGATCGACCGCCTGTTCAGCGGCATCGAGGGCACGGAACTGGACCAGATGCGCGATTCGCTGCGCGCGCTGCGCGACGGCATGGCCGCCGACACGGGCAGCAGCGCCGGGGCGTGA
- a CDS encoding SDR family NAD(P)-dependent oxidoreductase has product MDYTAVITGGNKGIGADLAQAMLQRGWRVVSLARHKGEAEGVEHVICDLLDPDAVAGTAAELAARHQVTHFVHNAGIILPNLIEDATPQDMQVLTQLHLGAALTLTQAFLPAMKAQRFGRVLFNASRAALGARTRTAYSASKAGMIGMARTWALELAEHGITVNVVAPGPILTDNFWGIVPKDSPQQQDLAQRIPVGRLGTVADVTRAFMFLADPEAGFITGQTLFVCGGASIGTVPI; this is encoded by the coding sequence GTGGATTACACGGCGGTCATCACCGGCGGCAACAAGGGGATCGGGGCCGATCTGGCGCAGGCCATGCTGCAGCGCGGCTGGCGGGTGGTGTCGCTGGCGCGTCACAAGGGCGAGGCCGAGGGGGTGGAGCACGTCATCTGCGACCTGTTGGACCCCGACGCCGTGGCTGGCACGGCGGCAGAACTCGCGGCGCGGCATCAAGTCACGCATTTCGTCCATAACGCCGGGATCATCCTGCCCAACCTGATCGAGGACGCCACCCCGCAGGACATGCAGGTGCTGACCCAACTGCATCTGGGCGCGGCGCTGACCCTGACGCAGGCGTTCCTGCCGGCGATGAAGGCGCAGCGCTTCGGGCGGGTGCTGTTCAACGCCTCGCGCGCGGCGCTTGGGGCCCGGACGCGGACGGCCTATTCGGCGTCCAAGGCCGGGATGATCGGCATGGCGCGGACCTGGGCGCTGGAACTGGCCGAGCACGGGATCACCGTCAATGTCGTCGCGCCGGGGCCGATTCTGACCGACAATTTCTGGGGCATCGTGCCCAAGGACAGCCCCCAGCAGCAGGATCTGGCCCAGCGCATCCCGGTCGGGCGGCTGGGGACGGTCGCGGATGTGACGCGGGCCTTCATGTTTCTCGCCGATCCCGAGGCCGGGTTCATCACCGGCCAGACCCTGTTCGTCTGCGGCGGCGCCAGCATCGGGACCGTGCCGATCTGA
- a CDS encoding aromatic-ring-hydroxylating dioxygenase subunit beta, with translation MNRDEVIDFVYDEAWMLDEGRFHEWLDLWLPEAVYWMPLNWNQQDPLTETSLLYEDNFMLRLRIERLHGARTFSQKPKSRCNHVLNRPRIVELTEDSARVKTQMHYVETRLDEQQLLALTVTHDLKATPDGIRIAGKRVDLLNCDAAFRSIQLLP, from the coding sequence ATGAACCGCGATGAGGTGATCGATTTCGTCTATGACGAGGCGTGGATGCTGGACGAGGGGCGGTTTCACGAATGGCTCGACCTGTGGCTGCCCGAGGCGGTCTATTGGATGCCGCTGAACTGGAACCAGCAGGACCCGCTGACCGAGACCTCGCTGCTGTATGAGGACAACTTCATGCTGCGCCTGCGGATCGAGCGGCTGCACGGCGCCCGGACCTTCAGTCAAAAGCCGAAAAGCCGCTGCAATCATGTGCTGAACCGCCCGCGCATCGTCGAGCTGACCGAGGACAGCGCCCGCGTCAAGACGCAGATGCATTATGTCGAGACGCGGCTGGACGAGCAGCAATTGCTGGCGCTGACCGTGACCCACGACTTGAAGGCCACGCCGGACGGCATCCGCATCGCCGGCAAGCGCGTGGATCTGCTGAACTGCGACGCTGCCTTTCGCAGCATCCAGCTTTTGCCATAG
- a CDS encoding aromatic ring-hydroxylating dioxygenase subunit alpha: MSDPDLKTRLDHLIRPQQVHRDVYTSPEIYRLEMKHLFPNCWVYIGHDSQTPNKGDYITAQIGDQPLIMVRHNDDEIHVLYNRCPHKGTKIVIDRAGNTGKFFRCPYHAWSFKTNGCLLAIPLKKGYENTGLEDTEAAHGMAPVGAMKNYRGFVFARLAPEGIGFDEFFGDSLSSLDNMVDRSPVGRLNVAGAPLRFMHNCNWKMLVENQTDTCHPMVAHESSAGTAVKIWEEMDKPEGTPTPPAMEIIAPFMSPYEFFENMGIRTWPNGHGHTGVHHSIHSDYSAVPGYVEAMNEAYGPERAQQILGENRHNTVYFPNIMIKGPIQQLRNFIALGPDKTLVESWIFRLEGAPEELTARTAMYNRMINAPTSMVGHDDLEMYERAQEGLMADGLEWVNIQRLYEEDEDFTKEAVLNGTTERQMRNQFDAWKRFMLGGAA, encoded by the coding sequence ATGAGCGATCCCGACCTGAAAACCCGCCTCGACCATCTGATCCGGCCGCAGCAGGTGCACCGCGACGTCTATACCAGCCCGGAAATCTACCGGCTCGAGATGAAGCACCTGTTCCCGAATTGCTGGGTCTATATCGGCCATGACAGCCAGACCCCGAACAAGGGCGATTACATCACCGCCCAGATCGGCGACCAGCCGCTGATCATGGTCCGCCACAACGATGACGAGATCCACGTCCTGTATAACCGCTGCCCGCACAAGGGCACCAAGATCGTCATCGACCGCGCCGGCAACACCGGCAAGTTCTTCCGCTGCCCCTATCACGCCTGGTCGTTCAAGACGAATGGCTGCCTGCTCGCGATCCCGCTGAAAAAGGGCTATGAAAACACCGGGCTCGAGGACACCGAGGCCGCGCATGGCATGGCGCCGGTGGGCGCGATGAAGAACTATCGCGGCTTTGTCTTCGCCCGCCTCGCCCCCGAGGGCATCGGCTTCGACGAGTTCTTCGGCGACTCGCTCTCCAGCCTCGACAACATGGTGGACCGCTCGCCCGTGGGCCGGCTCAACGTGGCGGGCGCGCCGCTGCGTTTCATGCACAACTGCAACTGGAAGATGCTGGTCGAGAACCAGACCGACACCTGCCACCCGATGGTCGCCCATGAATCCAGCGCCGGCACCGCCGTCAAGATCTGGGAAGAGATGGACAAGCCCGAGGGCACGCCCACGCCCCCGGCGATGGAGATCATCGCGCCATTCATGTCGCCCTATGAGTTCTTTGAAAACATGGGCATCCGCACATGGCCGAACGGGCACGGCCATACCGGGGTCCACCACTCGATCCACTCGGATTATTCCGCCGTGCCGGGCTATGTCGAGGCGATGAACGAGGCCTACGGCCCCGAACGCGCCCAGCAGATCCTGGGCGAGAACCGGCACAACACGGTCTATTTCCCCAACATCATGATCAAGGGCCCGATCCAGCAGCTGCGGAACTTCATCGCGCTTGGCCCCGACAAGACGCTGGTCGAAAGCTGGATCTTCCGCCTGGAAGGCGCGCCCGAGGAACTGACGGCGCGGACGGCGATGTACAACCGGATGATCAACGCCCCCACCTCGATGGTCGGTCACGACGATCTCGAGATGTATGAGCGCGCGCAAGAGGGTCTGATGGCCGACGGGCTGGAATGGGTGAACATCCAGCGCCTCTATGAAGAGGACGAGGATTTCACCAAGGAGGCCGTGCTGAACGGCACCACCGAACGCCAGATGCGCAATCAGTTCGACGCCTGGAAACGCTTCATGCTGGGAGGTGCGGCATGA